One part of the Nematostella vectensis chromosome 8, jaNemVect1.1, whole genome shotgun sequence genome encodes these proteins:
- the LOC5505197 gene encoding ADP-ribosyl cyclase/cyclic ADP-ribose hydrolase, which translates to MKQLVLIFYFFCQGILSLSNPQSRKQLYPDERRRIHKRQVQSVYSGSTAFRPGFRMQFLQNNNLSPGFSNYIGLQPSVEKAQEEAQTEDFMREKIREYYALRTGEAKKRWMYKPSKGTSKHIREIFLGRCWYFVQQKDSGLVNPESVNCNELWEAFSKAFAYKKPCNVTEEDYRPFFELYREAPIYNKVMLWSGTKDWAHAYTHLFKRYVTLDDTLAGYTLNHVNWCGSEEWPGIDFKSCPYECSKQMAFWGNAAKNLASRARGVVHILLNGTRQHFIDRQIFPAFMDDSFLALNQLPNLSPRDVTEVKILVGHTLHHKKLERCNTLSIKELQNQSTARGLKTSCYDDPFVIRHLLCADQPLDPLCLFKTIPQADK; encoded by the exons ATGAAGCAGCTTGTTCTAATCTTCTACTTTTTCTGTCAAG GAATATTATCTCTATCAAACCCTCAATCAAGGAAACAACTGTACCCTGATGAGAGGAGGCGAATCCATAAGCGCCAAGTGCAATCCGTCTACTCCGGTTCGACTGCTTTCAGACCAGGTTTTCGGATGCAGTTCCTGCAAAACAACAACCTCTCCCCTGGGTTCAGTAACTACATCGGTCTCCAACCAAGCGTAGAAAAGGCACAAGAAGAGGCCCAAACGGAGGACTTTATGAGAGAGAAAATACGAGAGTACTACGCCCTCAGAACAGGAGAAGCGAAAAAGCGATGGATGTATAAGCCGTCTAAAGGAACCTCCAAACACATCCGCGAGATTTTCTTAGGGAGATGTTGGTATTTTGTGCAGCAGAAAGACTCGGGATTGGTTAACCCAGAAAGTGTCAATTGCAATGAATTATGGGAAGCCTTCTCAAAAGCGTTTGCATATAAAAAGCCTTGTAACGTAACAGAAGAAGACTACCGCCCATTCTTCGAGCTTTACAGGGAGGCTCCAATATACAACAAG GTGATGCTGTGGTCAGGCACCAAAGACTGGGCGCATGCGTACACGCACCTTTTCAAGCGCTACGTCACACTTGACGACACCCTTGCGGG ATACACTCTAAATCATGTCAACTGGTGCGGTAGCGAAGAGTGGCCTGGAATAGACTTCAAGTCCTGCCCTTACGAGTGCTCCAAGCAAATGGCATTTTGGGGAAATGCTGCAAAAAAT CTAGCCTCCCGCGCGCGCGGGGTGGTTCACATCCTGTTGAACGGCACCCGACAGCACTTCATTGACAGACAGATCTTTCCTGCTTTTATGGACGACAG CTTCCTTGCGCTGAACCAACTACCGAATCTCTCTCCTCGTGACGTCACTGAGGTGAAGATCCTGGTTGGCCACACCCTTCACCACAAGAAACT TGAGCGCTGCAATACGCTGTCAATCAAAGAACTTCAGAACCAATCAACAGCGCGCGGTTTGAAGACTTCATGCTACGATGACCCATT CGTCATTCGCCATCTCTTGTGCGCGGATCAACCACTTGACCCGCTCTGTTTGTTCAAGACTATTCCACAAGCAGACAAGTAG